CAGATTCGAAATCCATCGCGGGAGTCAGAATACGAAACACTCGCGATGCCGAGTCGAACCGCGCATCGAGCGTTGCCAGGCACATCAAAGTAGTTACCGCCCCGGCAAACCGGGCTGGACACTGAGAGTTGCTGCTTGTCCTTGAAGTGTATCCGCTCGTGCCCGCCTTCCGGATCAAAATGGTCGAGCGTGAATTCCCACACGCCGCCACACATGTCTGCCAGGCCGAATCCATTGCGTCCCTTTTCGCCATAGTGATCAACCGGCGACAGGAAGGCATAGCCGTCGCTCCACGGAGCATTTGCCAGCGGCCAGATTGTGTCTCGATTAGGAAGAAAGTCGACGGCGGAAATGTTGAATCTGCCCTTCCCTTCCATCAGATCGTTTCCCCACCAGAAGTAGTGACTCTCATGGCTTCCACCGCGGCAGGCATAGGCCCATTCTGCTTCGGTGGGAAGACGGAATTCCAATTCGGGCGACAGCCGTCCCGCTTTTCGTTCGACGTCTGTGAGCCAGGTACAGAACGCTTTCATGTCCTGGTAGCTCACGCAGACCACGGGGTAGTCTTCCTTCATTGGGATCCCGAACCCCGGATCTCGCCAGCTTTTGTTTGCCACGGACTTCCATGGATGTACGACTTTGGAAGGGTAGTAGTAGCGATCCCATTCATGATCGAAGACCTGAGTCACACCGCCCGCCTTTTCTGCATCGGTGACGTAACCTGTGTCCTCGACAAATCGCCGAAACTGAGCCATGGTGATTTCCGTCCGGCCCATCCAGAATCCGTCGCTGACGCTCATCGGCCGCGGCTCACCTTCATACTGTTCGCGTATTGTTCCCGGTTGTGCACCGCCTTCAATACCGGTTGCCCACGCCTTCTCCTCCGCGGTGCTGCCCATCATGAATTTGCCTGGCGGTATGAAGCACAGTTCAAGTCCGACGCCGCTTCCAAGATTCATCTTCTTGACGTCGCCCTGCTGCGGTTCGTCGGCTGCAACCGGGTGGGCGGAGAAGAAAGAAAGGCACGCGACCAGTAGGATCAAAGCGAGAGTGTGATGTTTCTTCATGGGATCACCTTGGGGAGGAGATGGATGGTGGGGCAACATTT
This DNA window, taken from Fuerstiella marisgermanici, encodes the following:
- a CDS encoding formylglycine-generating enzyme family protein, translating into MKKHHTLALILLVACLSFFSAHPVAADEPQQGDVKKMNLGSGVGLELCFIPPGKFMMGSTAEEKAWATGIEGGAQPGTIREQYEGEPRPMSVSDGFWMGRTEITMAQFRRFVEDTGYVTDAEKAGGVTQVFDHEWDRYYYPSKVVHPWKSVANKSWRDPGFGIPMKEDYPVVCVSYQDMKAFCTWLTDVERKAGRLSPELEFRLPTEAEWAYACRGGSHESHYFWWGNDLMEGKGRFNISAVDFLPNRDTIWPLANAPWSDGYAFLSPVDHYGEKGRNGFGLADMCGGVWEFTLDHFDPEGGHERIHFKDKQQLSVSSPVCRGGNYFDVPGNARCAVRLGIASVSYSDSRDGFRICLGAPKKTVPVPRTE